A portion of the Equus quagga isolate Etosha38 chromosome 17, UCLA_HA_Equagga_1.0, whole genome shotgun sequence genome contains these proteins:
- the LRRC55 gene encoding leucine-rich repeat-containing protein 55: MDTAPAPMGSLQHCCCQLPKMGDTWSKLPWPGTSCPTVLLVSLFLAAGVMHSDAGTSCPVLCTCHNQVVDCSSQRLFSVPPDLPRDTHNLSLAHNRIAAVPPGYLTCYMELQVLDLRNNSLMELPPGLFLHAKRLAHLDLSYNNLSHVPADMFREAHGLVHIDLSHNPWLRRVHPQAFQGLVQLRDLDLSYGGLAFLSLEALEGLPGLVTLQIGGNPWVCGCTMEPLLKWLRNRIQRCTADSQLAECRGPPEVEGAPLFSLTEESFKACHLTLTLDDYLFIAFVGFVVSIASVATNFLLGITANCCHRWSKASEEEEI, encoded by the exons ATGGACACAGCCCCAGCCCCGATGGGATCCCTTCAGCACTGCTGTTGCCAGCTGCCTAAGATGGGTGACACCTGGTCCAAGCTGCCCTGGCCTGGGACGTCCTGCCCAACCGTGCTGCTGGTCTCCCTCTTCTTGGCAGCTGGGGTGATGCACTCGGATGCTGGCACCAGCTGCCCTGTCCTCTGCACATGCCATAACCAGGTGGTGGATTGCAGCAGCCAGCGGCTATTCTCCGTGCCCCCAGACCTCCCAAGGGACACTCACAACCTCAGCCTGGCCCACAACCGCATTGCAGCTGTGCCGCCCGGCTACCTCACGTGTTACATGGAGCTCCAAGTGCTGGATTTACGCAACAACTCCTTGATGGAGCTGCCCCCGGGCCTCTTCCTCCATGCCAAGCGCCTGGCACACCTGGATCTGAGCTACAACAACCTCAGCCATGTGCCGGCTGACATGTTCAGGGAAGCCCATGGGCTCGTGCACATCGACTTGAGCCACAACCCGTGGCTGCGCAGGGTGCACCCTCAGGCCTTCCAGGGCCTGGTGCAGCTCCGAGACCTGGACCTCAGCTACGGGGGCCTGGCCTTCCTCAGCCTCGAGGCTCTCGAGGGCCTGCCTGGCCTGGTGACCCTGCAGATCGGCGGCAACCCTTGGGTGTGCGGCTGCACGATGGAACCCCTGCTGAAGTGGCTACGGAACCGGATCCAGCGCTGCACAGCAG ATTCTCAGCTGGCTGAGTGTCGGGGCCCCCCTGAAGTCGAGGGTGCcccactcttctccctcactGAGGAGAGCTTCAAGGCCTGCCACCTGACCCTGACCCTGGACGATTACCTCTTCATCGCGTTTGTGGGCTTCGTGGTCTCCATCGCATCCGTGGCCACCAACTTCCTACTGGGCATCACAGCCAACTGTTGCCACCGTTGGAGCAAGGCCAGTGAAGAGGAAGAGATTTGA